A stretch of DNA from Channa argus isolate prfri chromosome 7, Channa argus male v1.0, whole genome shotgun sequence:
TTTTTGTCGTTAATTTGTTCACAAGAGTGCAGTAACTGGGATGGTGTGAGAATACATCTCAATGTAGCATCGGCTGTTTAATAATAATGCTCTTCAGCAATGTATGAACAGCTGAGGCCTGCCCAAAAGTTATTTAGGACATTGTGACTATTTGCTGTTATCTACAGTACTTtataaacataaatgtgtttacagttaTCGGTTCACTATTGTCTTAGAGGATTATGTTCAAAAGGAATTGCATTCCTACAAGAAATACTATTTTtggaattttgttttatttttatttgtttatactGAACTGAATAGAtgattttattgtcttttaaatTGGGCCCCTCCATGCAGGAGAGGTAAGAAATATAATTCAAAATGTACAGAGATAATTCAAATATGTATATAACTTTGTTGGTTACATAGTGAGGACATTTCAAACCCTTCATACCAtatgttgaaattaaaagacatttgcaCATATGCAGGCGTTGCGAGTGAGTTTTTTGTCAAGTGACGTTTTGCTCATGCATAAACATACCTGCCGACACCTTGAACATCAGCAACGACCTTGCACGTTCCAGCAGGACTTGGACAGAACAAATTGAAAGGTGGCTAGGTCTGGGGAATGCACGCTAGGCACGTAGCCTGGGCGAGGCCTAACTTTAGGCGTGACCGTGCGTCGGGCTGGCCAAGTATCTGAAAAGATTGAGTATATGTGGCGTCACTCAAACAAATGGGGCCATAACAACTGGATATGGACACCAACATTTGTCCAATGAACGCACAGTAAACACGCCCTTGACTTTCCTTGAAGGGACGCGTTCAGCTGTCAATCCACTTGCTCGTCTCTGATTGGTCACTGCTTTTGTAGGCGGGGTTTGCGGTATTTGTTGTTTTCGTTCAGCAGCCGCACAAGTAGACATCTTTGAATTTGATCGTATTCCCTTCCGTTAGGattacattttaagtaaaaattattTACTCTTGCGGTTCCTTACGGCCCAAGGGTCCATTGTATTACATCTGGATCTTTCCTGTTTTGAGTGTAACTTTCTTGTCCTTTTCGAAGGTACGTTCACTCTGATATCTCGTAGCCCTGTTAGCCGTAAGTCtagttgctgctgttgttgtaagGTAGCATCGTAAACAGCTGATTTTGGGAAACCGGCAGGAAAACTACCATTACACGTTGGCTGTATGACAGTTGGTTACATCCAGCTATTTGTGTCATTGGTTTGACATATTCATTTCAGAAGGAAATGTAGCTTACCGTCTGCATTGTTTCAAACAGTGACGTGGACCCACAAACCATGAACCCACAAAGAAGTGTAATCGAAACCAAAACAATGTGTAACAACAACATCAGTCAATTTCATTCGACTGATAGTGGTCGCTGTCAATAAAGGCAAATTATgtggatgcttttttttaagcGACAGCTTTTCTCCTCCACCCACTGTTATCTGTGTACAACGCTTCAAGCTCTGTTAGTTTTAAACAGTGGGGTTCAGAAATATTTCCAATTTAGATATTTTAGGGTTTCTTCTGTAACTTTACAAAGACATATTTGACAGCATGAACTGTACATATACATTTGTTACCATGTAATTTATGGTATGCACTTACTATACGCAACGGTTTTCTATCAATTCTGAAGAGCAGCAATTTTTAGTCTTAtccagaaaatgaaatgatggaCTGGTGTCACCCTCAGTCTTAGGTCCTCCTTCATAGGCACTGCATCTGAGCACTGCTCTGTTGGATCGagtgttctgttgttgttcctGGAACCTGTTGGAGCTTTTCTTCCAGTTTAGGAGTCATAGCCCTGTATGCCTGTATGATGCTACCACCACTGGGGCTTCTTTGGCCTTTACTTTCTGCATCCTCTCTAATTCTTTTAGTCTCCATTTCTTCTCCATTTCTCTTGATGTTGCTGTCCCTTGGAACCGCTTTGTGTGtcaccacttcctgtttactgTCTAACACTGCAATGTCTAGTTGGTTAGCCAGTATTTTCCTGTCTTAGTCCTATAGGatctttgctcttttgttttctatgtCATTCTGAGGAGCCTCCCACCTGGACTTGGAATGATCCAGCCCATACTCTGCTAACATTTTCCTGTACGCAATGCAAGACACTTGGTTGTGTAATAATTTTAGGCTATAGCCTACATCCACACTTGCATACCACAGTCTTTACCACTATAAAACACTTGATTAAAAGATGCTTCTTCTCTAGCAACAATGGTGTACTCTTGAAGCACAGTATCACTTGACAGAATGTGCTAGTTGTTGAAGTCAGCGAATGCTCTTTCTCCTTTGTCTAGTTGGTAAATAATGCTATTGTGAGTGAATTCATgattgtttctttgtgttgttttcagatGGGTAGTCACTACCAGCGCTCAGTCCCACTAGAAGTAAggagagcagagggagagagagttcGGGCCAAGCATCCTGACAAGATACCGGTACATATGAGAGCTGgtttataatattataacatgttacatttactgtaactgaTCTTTCTCAGATCATTAagttacactgatcagccacaatagTAATACTGTGGTGGTCTTTATGATGTCATGGAGAAAAATgatcagcatggccactctaaACAGGGTGCTGCTACATAGCCCCATACACAACAAAGTGTTATACACTGTGTGCAGtaagtggtagaagtacacaaactcaatactcaagtaaaagtccAAGTAGTGGCCTAAACAAATTCTCTAGTACAATTActacttcaaatcttttactcaagtaaaagtaataagcagattatttaaaaaaaattccaagtacaaaagtaaaagtacccaAATAAcaaacagtgtattttaagCAAAACTCATTATGGTAACTATGgacaaacatgtacagtaattattaaaaaataagagTCAAAGGTTACTGTTGATAAAGGTGGAGCTGAGtctaaccactttatgtgctaaTAGGctgttaacccataatgataacTTAGAatttgtggctgatcagtgtgtatgtgataATGACAGACATTTAgacatgtatttaaaattagttCTTTTAAACAGACAAGTTTTCTGAGTTTCTAATGTCTTCAACTAATTTTAACTGTAAAGTAATTGCGCTCTTTGCAAAGACACGACCGATTCTGTGTTTattcagcttagaaatattgtgtttgttgatttttttgtgactttgttgAAGGTCAGATCACATGTCAGGATCAATTTATGCAAAAAACTAGGAAAATGCAAACCGTGCCATTACCCTCTCTTGTGAATGTATTTCTTCTGTAGAATTTGGCTCATGAATACGAGCTGTTCTTCtgttattaaatttaatttatgctttttttttttcttaaaccaGATTATTGTAGAGAGGGCCCCAAGGTCAAGAGCTCCTGAACTGGACAAGAAGAAATACCTAGTGCCCTCAGATTTAACAGGtgtaatacacaaacacatgccagTCTTTAGAAAAGTTCTTCACTTTAACTTTATCAACTTGATAAAGTTCAGGCAAGGTTACATAAGCCATCTTTGAATTGTATGAGAACAACAGTAATGTTTTCTAATACTGATGGACCAATCAGAGTGACACAGTTTTTGACAGCACTAAAAGTCATTAAAATGCATCCTCCGCCTAGGTTCCGTAGTTTATTGGAACACTTAATACTAACATTAATGGTTTTAGGTCCATCTTGGCTTTTCCTGTTTTGACAAGTCGATGTCTGCTGTGTCTGTTCAAATTCAATTAGAcagtagttgttgtttttttattattattacttaaaaCTTTATTGAACTTTACCAAATTACAACCCCTCCTGGAGGTAGAAATAGTAGAAACAGTAGTTGTCCTAGCAATACACATATTGTTTACTCTCAGTTTACTCCCAGCGACCTGGTCGtctctcactgttttttttccttgacataaaataatacaactGTGAATGACTTTCACTCTTTGGCTCTTTGCTTTCCTGTGTTAGTGGGCCAGTTGTGCTTTCTGATTCGCCAGCGTGTGTCCTTGAGACCCGAAGAGGCACTCTTCTTCTTCGTTCACaactccctccccccatccagCTCCCCCCTCTCTGCTGTATATGAGGTAACTGCACCCATTTTATGTTTACACAAGGAGCACTCACACTCTCACTTTTGTATGAATTGCATGGCTTACTGCCTTAAGTGTGTATACTGTTGGAATTTGTGAATTTCCTTTTCAGATGAATAAAGtatacctctctctctctctctctctctcgctctgtctctctaaaaaatatataaattactgACTATTTTGCAGTAACATGTAGTCATTCTGAAAGTGATATTAAAGACCAGAAGTTGAAgtgttgtaaaaaaacattaaattgtgtAAATTCTTGACTGATGTTAAAATTTCAaagatgttctgttttacttagtgcttattgtttttgaatgGTCACTCCATGTACATACTCCTAAGTACTCAATGTAAATTAAGTGTTTATgtaaattatgcatttttctCTGATTTCTATACTAGGAGCACCACGAAGAGGATCTGTTTCTCTACATGACCTACAGTAATGAGAGCGTGTATGGTGCCTGAGGAAGGACGAAAGACTggagataaagacagagaggagaagaggagaaaaagtgaTATAGTCTTCACAACCATATTATTCTTTATGATATTAGTTTTGATAAGTACCTACAGTACATGATAGAAGAAAGGCTTTGAACAAGGATAAAGTGTCAGTATTTCTGGGTTGAGCATAATGCTTTTTATTACACTTATGTTGATTCCTTATTTGttgaaagaagaaagaggaagggtgaaaaaaaagagaaagcaccGTGAACggaaggtatttaaaaaaagttgagagCTCTCGTCTTTCTCTGTCATCTGTATTTAATgcaaatagtatttttttttgtaaatatccAAAATGTTTCTGGAAATAaagacaagaataaaaaaaatggttctCTTTTTATTGTGTGGGTCTCCATGTGCAAGCTGTGGTTTTATATGAAAGAAATCACAAATGTTATCAGCATTTATCAACATTTGTAGAGTTTTTATTCCATTGAAAGATGTGATAATGTCTTTATATATCAGGCTCTTACACAGTGTAAAGTTGTTGTCACACATGTGCTCTTTGTGTGAGGCTATGGAGAAGGGAAAAGACAGGATAAATCATTATGGGGAAGTTTTCTCACTTTACTGACAATATGAGTCACTGGATACTTCAAATTGtgggttttacttttttaaaaccatcctGACACAGTTTTTAATCAGGCGTTCATCTTATTTGTGACAAAGGAGGTTACATAACGTCATAGTCAGTTGACCAGCCAGGACTGAAAGACTTCCCTGGTAAATCGAAAGTTAGTCAAACAGAATAGAGTAGACATGGAGATGCAAGAGATCCCCccagagaaggaagagaagaaagaagatgaaGGAGCAAGTGAGTCAGCCCTGAAAGTCAAAACTGAAGGTAAAAGGTCTCACTAAATCAGGTCTTACTTACAAATACAACGCTTTAttgtggaaaagaaaattatgTATATACCTTGCAGGAatattttttgacaaatatttcCACATTGCTTCATGAAAAAGTAGAATGCATTCATATTAATACAagatttgaatttattttattttaatttagaataCATTGAGTGTTTGGATCAATTTGCAgatgtgtctttttaaacagtgtctGTATTTTTATCCTGCTTTAGAGGAAGCAGAACCAGAGCACTACACTAAACTACGAGCTCCATCTGAAAACATCTATAGTGAATCTCTTTATAGTGGTGGTCCACTTATAAAAAAAGAaggtacattttgttttattaattaatgtttgCACTGTGTTTAATTAACAACTGACACCCCTAGAGGCAATGTGTTTTGGCTTGCTTCTAAGCGCACCTGTGTTTCTGCCAAAAATATTACCAAAGTAATAATCAACATAACATTGCAAACATTGTTTAATTGCATTAAAGTATttcttaaaaactaaatttcggttcaaagataaagaaagaagaagctttttttgcttagttttgCAAAAAGACCACAGTTATTATTCATCATTCTGGCTTCCAATATTGAAATTATTGcaataaatgtgaattttgtGACGCATATTTCTCAGAATGCAAGgtctaaaagaaaacatgaaaagaagaaacaaacttACGAAATGTTAAAGCTATGTAAGCATATTTGGAGAAAGCCAAAGGTTTGACTCAAATAATGTTAGAGATGATAAACTAAAGGATATTTACTATTAAGAATCAAATATTAAAGTTTAAACCCTCAAATTatatttctgtcacttttctATTATACAATCATGTGATAATTAAGGgacaagacagacaaacaatatCAAAATCAATAATCGGGCAGATTTTATATTCAACGTCATGTCAATAGCAACAGTGATGATGGAAGACACTCAGGTGAGTTCAGATAATGACACAGAAGTTTTTAAACTGCATGTCAACTCTCGAGTCTAGCTCCACAAAGAGCAGAATTATCAGGTAGGAATGGttaaaaattaaactgtttaTAGGAAGCAGGCTTTGTAGATAAGTTACTTCAATTAAAAGGTAGTGTACAGTTTAGTAGGTAAGTACACAATAAAAGTTTAGTTCAAAGGAGTAAACAAATCTCAACAAAGAACAGTCAATGTCCAGAGaagataattatttatttaatatcggatgagaacagagcagagtcgagacaataaaagaaaagtccATGGATATAGAACAATAATAAGCAGGAGCAAGCAGAGATGAAgtccaattaaaataaaacaaacaggaaaagcagGGAATGGAAAGAACATATAGAGACATGTAACTGAGAAAACAGTTTGGCAGGAAACAGGATGATTTTTAAGGCTGAAGTGATTCACTGGTAAATCAGGGCAGGTGCATAAGGGGGCTGGAGACACTGGGTAATCAAGACTGaggtcgtgtgtgtgtgcgtgtgtaaacCAGGAACTGAGGGCAAAAAAAAGGGATCTGTTACGAGAAGGAAAAAGCAGGAACAAAAAAccctgaacagaaaaagaagacaaaaaaacaaaaaaaaacacaggaaatagTTTACATATTAACAGAATATAAATGCACAAAGgcacattttaacaatttttctttgcatgaatAAACCAcgaaaacaaagttaaaagtaGGGCAACAACTAACAACTGttttacaacagaaaaacagacatttttctgctAACCAGTTAAATTACAGACATAAGTAATATCTGTATTGTATGTAATAAAGCTTGTGTCCTTCCTAGTAATAAGGAAACAAAGTATTGGAACATGTTCTAAATCATTATTGACAGTGGTCTAATAAGGAAGAGAActaaatatgatttattatgttattatgttttCCAGTGCTTTAAGTCAAAAGTTCATGTACAATCAGCTTTATAGATATTGGggcaattattgtttttttggcatttggcctctgtGCACCATCATATTGAATTTCAAATGAAAGACTTAAGATGTCGTTGAAGCCAAGACTTAATGTCACAAAAGTGTGACATTAACCACAGTTAATGTTCACTGCTCACCTacaataggtttttttttaaaaaacagtttcattcTCAGGCACGTCTGTGTACAGACTAGCACTTTGTTCTCTTAATGTCTGAATGTTTACCAGTCTTTAAGTCTTAAGtgctttattgcttttattttgtaatgtggcACCCATGTTTAATATTAgaggaagaaaaatagaaagaaatagCACAAATGACTGTTTGTGTCAGTCTTCTCATagtcctccttttccttttcctcctttttgcAGAAGGCCTTGATATGTCGTCTTATCTTGTGCAACATTGGGTCGTTTCTGTCCTCAACCCTGCAAATGTGACAGACTAAaccaacactttaaaaaaattctatttttttaacattaaggCAGATAAATGCATTAGATTTATTGCAAAAATAGCACAGAGTGTGTTATTCAACATGCTAAGCAAAGCATAATACAGTAAGTGCAGTAAAGCTACAGAATTTgaaagtattttcttttctttaacttGTTAGAGTAAGTTATCAGCCCTTTGCCTGCAAAGGGTTTTATTAGAAGAATGACAcacatttggtttatttttgagttttaaaCAACAGAGAAGGGGCGGCTgtatctcagttggtaaggcagtcgtcaaCGGACCACAGGCCCAGTGGATCCTttcccggtcctggctatatgtcgaaatgtctctgggcaagtcactgaacccctaactgcccatccctagctgtgcagcgcccggtagaaattggggagggttgcgtcaggaagggcatccggtgtaataaaaaaactgtgccaaatcaacatgcggataatgatccgctgtggcgaacctgaactcacgggataaaaggacaaaaaaaaaacacaccagaaaGGGAAACACTAGAGTATCAAGCAAAGCCTGCTGGGATCATTCCTTTGTAACACAAGATTCTTCATTTTAGTGAACaagtaatgttttaaatttagaaagtaaagtaatttagaaagtaatgttttaaattgcatcaCAGACAACTATGTTTAGTCTCTGAACTGtgtacagcacacacactgattttaaTTGGCGTCAAAAAGTAATTCCTATCTGTTGTTTTGGAGTACAGTGCCTCCAGTCTGATACTATCTGCCTGTGTTTGTTTCAAACACATtcctgaagagagagagagagagagagagagagagagagagatagagagagagagaaagagagagagagagagagagagagagagagagagacagacaaagagagatacAGTGAAGACTTTTTGGGAGATTAAGGACAAGTGGAACACTGCTTTTCATGAATAATTCAATAAACTCTGAAGGCCATATTGCTATGGCGATGCAACATGGGGTTGGCTGGGggtggaaggggggggggggggggggggtttaaatCTGCACTCTTGTGGGCAGAAGTGCGTCAGCAGTACAGGAAGACAGAGCAGGGATAGGGTAAACAagcttcctcacaaatcctagCAAGCGTTTCTACATGTATATCAAATTCTGTCGCAGTTTTGGTGAGGATAAAAAAGATGAGGCTAAGGAAAACTTGTCATCCAAGCTATCCGTTGAactggagggagagaaaggtaGGCCTGGAGGTGCTTTTTAAACCTTTGCGAtgattgttgttgtggttgctgaAATGCCTTTCTAACAGCTGGTTGATGTTTTGGTCCTCAGGGAATCAGACCCCGGGAATTGGACGTCTGTACCGTGCAGGTTGTTTTTTCCTCACAGTAATCTGCCTGGTCCTGGTACTGGTCGTTATCA
This window harbors:
- the zgc:92606 gene encoding gamma-aminobutyric acid receptor-associated protein-like 1, which encodes MGSHYQRSVPLEVRRAEGERVRAKHPDKIPIIVERAPRSRAPELDKKKYLVPSDLTVGQLCFLIRQRVSLRPEEALFFFVHNSLPPSSSPLSAVYEEHHEEDLFLYMTYSNESVYGA